GATTTTGATTCGGGATAAAAGCGGACGCACCGTAATAAGCGCGGCTTTTTCGTTTGTTTTGCAGCCTCCGACTGTCAGTTTTTCGGACGGCGTCGAACGGCGGACATGGAATATCGCCATGATTGACGCGTCCCTTTCGGCGGCGGCGTTTTTTGTCGGCGGAAATATCAAAAATACTACTACCGGAGGAAGCGGTCAAGAAACGGTATCGCCCGAAAATATTCCAGCGCTGCATAATTTATTCGGCGGTGAAACGCCTGCGGAAATTAACGCGGACACGACTAAGACGATAGCCGATTTATTGACGATGCTGGGCGGAAGCGTTTCGGAAACTAACATTTGATTTGTAACGTAAGGAGCGATTATGAGCGGAATGCAAACTCAGAGCAGGGTTATAGACGGGAAACAGGTCAGTATTACGCCTCTTCCTTTCACTCAATCCATAAGATTTAAATTTTCTCTCTTGAAAATACTCGGAGGAAACGCGACGGAATTAGGAAAAGGATTTGAAAATTATTTAACCGATTCTTTTGTCGGAATTGGACAAATGCTTGAAAGCGTATTAAAAAACGTCAATGCGGAAGTTTTGGACGCCTTGTTGCAGGTTTGGCTGCAGAATGTCAAAATAGACGGCAAAGAGATGAACGACGAAGGTCAAAAAACGTTGATGTTTTCCGGCAATATGACGTTTTTGTACAAAGTCTGCGCCGCCGTTTTGGAGGTAAATTACAGCGATGTTTTTCAGGCGCTTCGGGACAGGTTTCTCAAACAACCGACTCCCGAAGAGAAGCGATAATAAAAAAAATCTCGCAGGTCTTTCGGCGTTTGAGCGAGAACTTCTTACAGGCGTCAGTTTAATGCGTCAAAAAGTGGTTTCTTGGACCGAATTAGACACGATTCTTTCTTACAAAGACGTGCGGGAAATTTCAAAACTCAACGACGTC
This portion of the Chitinispirillales bacterium genome encodes:
- a CDS encoding DUF3277 family protein, producing the protein MAASLPKNKGLYSFDPSQVSVIIGGVEMSGFSDGTFIEVSLDGDDWELISGADGDVVRAKKQNRVSTLSLTLLQSSHCNDILSAWRIIDKTTLSGAVAILIRDKSGRTVISAAFSFVLQPPTVSFSDGVERRTWNIAMIDASLSAAAFFVGGNIKNTTTGGSGQETVSPENIPALHNLFGGETPAEINADTTKTIADLLTMLGGSVSETNI